DNA sequence from the Sulfurimonas sp. HSL3-7 genome:
GCGCTGACCTTTGCCAAGGAGCTGCTGCGTACGCGTTTTGCCGAATTCGCAGAGAAAAAAGAGCTTGACCTTGTCTATCCTTATGATGACAACACCCGTTTCCGTGTCAATATCTTTTTTCAGATGGAGGGAGTTTCTGCTGTCTTTCGTGTGATCCCGGTGAAGATACTTTCGCTTGAAGAGTTGGCTCTGCCTGAGATCGTGAAAAAGTTTACCCTGCTTGAGCGCGGCCTGCTTCTGGTCACCGGGGTGACGGGTTCAGGGAAATCGACAACCCTGGCCGCGATGATCAATGAGATCAACTGGAAAAAGCGCAAGCATATCGTAACGGTAGAAGACCCGATCGAGTTTGTGCATAGAGACAGAAAGTGTATTGTCAACCAGCGCAGTGTCGGCCAGGATACCTACAGCTTTGCGAATGCGCTGCGTGCAGCACTTCGTGAAGACCCTGATATTATCCTTGTGGGTGAGATGCGTGACCGGGAGACGATCGAGACGGCGCTGCATGCAGCCGACTCGGGGCACCTGGTCTTCTCGACACTGCACACACTGGATGCCAAAGAGACGATCAACCGTATCGTCTCGAGTTTTCCGACGGAAGAACAGCCGCGTATTCGTCTTTCTCTGGCTTCGGTGCTTCAAGGGGTCATCTCGCAACGTCTTGTTCCGACAATTGATGAGAAACGGGTCGCCGCGCTTGAGGTTATGGTAAAGACACCGCGTATCGCACAGCTCATCCTGGAAAACCGTGATGTTGAGATCCGTGATGCTATTGAAGAGGGACGTGAGATATACGGCTCCCAAAGTTTTGATCAGCATCTTTTAGATCTTTGGAAACGCAAGGTTATCTCGACAGAGCAGGCCTTTGATTATGCAACCTCGCCTTCAGACCTCAAGCTTAAAATGCAGGGTATGGACGAAAAAGCGAAACCGGCGTCTGCAAACAGCGAAGCAGGTAAATCTGCTTTTGAAGAGGACGATATCTTTCAGATCAAACAGTAAAATTGCAGCTTAGGCAGCAGCTGCGCCGGAGTCCGCCTCTCGACGAAAAAGAGAGCCTGACGACTTATATTGACTTTCCTTTACTCCCTAAAACCAGGCTCTCCGCTTGGTGTAAATATGGAGATGTCATTTAGGTTCACATCCGGCACATTCTGCACCAAAATAAGTGAAACGTTCAGTTTACTGACATTTTTGTGAAAACAAGGATACCGATCACGAAGCGATGTTTCCTCGGAACAGGACACTTTTTGTGTTTAGGTTGGAACAAGATGAACCCCGTCATCACGCTTAACACCCATTTTAATCTATCT
Encoded proteins:
- a CDS encoding PilT/PilU family type 4a pilus ATPase, with the translated sequence MASNINEIDISSLTFETLDKIRGYMKRMIDAKGSDLHIKANAVVRARVNGEILPLSGEILSKDDALTFAKELLRTRFAEFAEKKELDLVYPYDDNTRFRVNIFFQMEGVSAVFRVIPVKILSLEELALPEIVKKFTLLERGLLLVTGVTGSGKSTTLAAMINEINWKKRKHIVTVEDPIEFVHRDRKCIVNQRSVGQDTYSFANALRAALREDPDIILVGEMRDRETIETALHAADSGHLVFSTLHTLDAKETINRIVSSFPTEEQPRIRLSLASVLQGVISQRLVPTIDEKRVAALEVMVKTPRIAQLILENRDVEIRDAIEEGREIYGSQSFDQHLLDLWKRKVISTEQAFDYATSPSDLKLKMQGMDEKAKPASANSEAGKSAFEEDDIFQIKQ